In Cervus elaphus chromosome 16, mCerEla1.1, whole genome shotgun sequence, a single window of DNA contains:
- the DIRAS2 gene encoding GTP-binding protein Di-Ras2: MPEQSNDYRVAVFGAGGVGKSSLVLRFVKGTFRESYIPTVEDTYRQVISCDKSICTLQITDTTGSHQFPAMQRLSISKGHAFILVYSITSRQSLEELKPIYEQICEIKGDVESIPIMLVGNKCDESPNREVESSEAEVLARKWKCAFMETSAKLNLNVKELFQELLNLEKRRTVSLQIDGKKSKQQKRKEKLKGKCVVM, from the coding sequence ATGCCGGAGCAGAGCAATGATTACCGGGTGGCCGTGTTCGGCGCAGGTGGTGTTGGCAAGAGCTCTCTCGTCTTGAGGTTTGTGAAAGGCACGTTTCGGGAGAGCTACATCCCCACCGTGGAAGACACGTACCGGCAGGTCATCAGCTGTGACAAGAGCATCTGCACCCTGCAGATCACGGACACCACGGGCAGCCACCAGTTCCCGGCCATGCAGCGGCTATCCATCTCCAAAGGGCACGCATTCATCCTGGTCTACTCCATCACCAGCCGGCAGTCTCTGGAGGAGCTCAAGCCCATCTATGAACAGATCTGCGAGATCAAAGGGGACGTGGAGAGCATCCCCATCATGCTGGTGGGGAACAAGTGTGACGAGAGCCCGAACCGCGAAGTGGAGAGCAGCGAGGCCGAGGTGCTGGCCCGCAAGTGGAAGTGCGCCTTCATGGAGACCTCGGCCAAGCTCAACCTCAATGTGAAGGAGCTCTTCCAGGAGCTGCTCAACCTGGAGAAGCGCAGGACCGTGAGCCTCCAAATCGACGGGAAAAAGAGCAagcagcagaaaaggaaagagaagctcAAGGGCAAGTGCGTGGTGATGTGA